One Sander vitreus isolate 19-12246 unplaced genomic scaffold, sanVit1 ctg477_0, whole genome shotgun sequence genomic window carries:
- the LOC144514171 gene encoding olfactory receptor 52N5-like, producing the protein MDNETFNLDILQLEGLKVIPQSSIPAFILLLLIYIFIMVSNIGLMVLIFMERSLHLPMYLLFCNMSINDVFGATTIIPRILSDVFTPIPDRYIHYYECVVQAFCAHFHAALSHTVLIIMAFDRYVAICNPLRYATIMTNRVVVALSVSAWGVPFVLVAILIFLSVRLSRCRRSVTNPFCDNASLFKLSCENVLINNIYGLGTAMLMMACSLCSVTLTYLRIAMVCLRSKNKALNSKALQTCATHLVVYMLLLLSGNIIIIFHRFPDLSDERKLASILLHVVLPSMNAVIYGLQIKAVREQIYIIFTRKK; encoded by the coding sequence ATGGACAATGAAACTTTTAATTTGGATATTCTCCAGCTAGAGGGGTTAAAGGTCATCCCCCAGTCCTCTATTCCCgccttcatcctcctcctcctcatctacATCTTCATCATGGTGTCCAACATCGGCCTTATGGTGTTGATCTTCATGGAGCGGAGCCTCCATCTGCCCATGTATCTACTCTTCTGCAACATGAGCATCAATGATGTTTTTGGCGCCACGACAATCATCCCTCGCATCTTGAGTGACGTTTTTACTCCAATCCCAGACCGGTACATTCATTATTATGAGTGTGTTGTTCAGGCATTTTGTGCTCACTTTCATGCAGCCCTCTCTCACACGGTTCTGATTATCATGGCCTTTGATCGTTACGTGGCCATCTGCAACCCGCTGCGGTACGCCACCATTATGACCAACAGGGTGGTAGTGGCGCTGTCGGTGTCGGCATGGGGCGTACCTTTTGTTTTGGTGGCAATCCTCATATTCCTCAGCGTCCGTTTGTCGCGCTGCAGGCGCTCAGTGACCAACCCGTTCTGCGACAATGCTTCCTTGTTCAAGCTGTCGTGTGAAAACGTTCTCATCAACAACATCTACGGTCTCGGCACCGCCATGCTCATGATGGCGTGCTCGCTCTGCAGCGTCACGCTCACCTACCTGAGGATCGCCATGGTGTGTTTGAGAAGTAAGAACAAAGCTCTGAACAGCAAAGCGCTGCAGACCTGCGCCACCCACCTGGTCGTTTACATGCTACTGCTTTTGTCAggcaacatcatcatcatcttccaTCGTTTCCCCGACTTATCGGACGAAAGGAAGCTGGCATCCATCTTGTTACATGTGGTTCTTCCTTCCATGAACGCTGTTATCTACGGACTGCAAATCAAAGCGGTCAGAGAACAAATTTACATAATATTTACAAGGAAAAAATGA
- the LOC144514172 gene encoding olfactory receptor-like protein COR2 yields MGNNTFVGDILILEGLNITSQSFIPAFILLLLIYIFILVSNIGLVVLIFQSKSLQQPMYLLVCNMSINDVFGATIIIPHVLRDLLFSDSERYIHYIDCAVQAFCVHLHASASHTVLMIMAFDRYMAICNPLRYATVMTNRMVVLLSAAAWGTAFVLVAILVGLSIRLSRCRSVIFNLFCDNASLFQLSRESILINNIYGLSYTVVLLGSSLGSLTLTYLRIAMVCLSSKNKALKSKALQTCATHLVVYVILVVPGFLIVILHRFPLLAEHRKVASVLGHVVLPALNAVIYGLQNKEVRQRIKTLFHNNKVT; encoded by the coding sequence ATGGGAAACAACACTTTTGTTGGGGATATTTTAATCTTAGAGGGGTTAAACATAACCTCACAGTCCTTTATTCCCgccttcatcctcctcctcctcatctacATCTTCATCTTGGTGTCCAACATTGGCCTGGTGGTGCTGATCTTTCAGAGCAAGAGCCTCCAGCAGCCCATGTATCTGCTTGTCTGCAACATGAGCATCAACGATGTTTTTGGGGCGACAATAATTATACCTCATGTCCTCCGAGATCTTTTATTTTCAGACTCAGAACGGTACATTCATTACATCGACTGTGCCGTCCAGGCGTTTTGTGTTCACCTCCATGCGAGTGCTTCTCACACAGTGCTCATGATCATGGCTTTTGATCGTTACATGGCCATCTGCAACCCGCTGCGCTACGCCACCGTCATGACCAACAGGATGGTGGTGTTGCTGTCGGCGGCAGCGTGGGGAACGGCCTTCGTGCTGGTGGCGATTCTCGTGGGGCTCAGCATCCGCCTGTCGCGCTGCAGGTCAGTTATCTTTAACCTGTTCTGCGACAATGCGTCCTTGTTCCAGCTGTCCCGTGAAAGCATTCTCATCAACAACATCTACGGTCTTAGCTACACAGTGGTGCTGCTGGGCTCGTCCCTCGGCAGCCTAACGCTCACCTACCTGAGGATCGCCATGGTGTGTTTGAGTAGTAAAAACAAAGCTCTGAAGAGCAAAGCGCTGCAGACCTGCGCCACTCATCTGGTCGTGTATGTCATCCTCGTGGTGCCCGGCTTCCTCATTGTGATCCTGCACCGCTTCCCTCTTCTGGCTGAACACAGGAAAGTGGCGTCCGTCCTGGGACACGTTGTCCTGCCGGCCCTGAACGCTGTTATCTACGGACTGCAAAATAAAGAGGTCCGGCAGAGGATTAAAACTTTGTTTCATAACAATAAAGTAACTTGA
- the LOC144514168 gene encoding olfactory receptor 4E1-like — protein MDNETFNMDILQLEGLKVSPESSFPAFILLLLIYIFIMVSNIGLVVLIFADRSLHLPMYLLFCNMSINDVFGATVIIPHLLSDIFTPITDRYIYYINCAIQAFCAHFYGGTCHTVLMVMAFDRYMAICNPLRYAATMTNRMVVTLSVSAWAVSFILIAANIGLSVRLSRCRRVVINPFCDNASLFKLSCENIIVNQIYGLISSMGMLSVSMFTVMLTYLRIAMVCLSSKNKALNSKALQTCATHLAVYIIMLLSGSVIIILHRFPDLSDQRKMAAILFHVIPPSMNVVIYGLQIKAVRQKILIIFNRTNKMSEVK, from the coding sequence ATGGACAATGAAACTTTCAACATGGATATTCTCCAGCTGGAGGGGTTAAAGGTCAGCCCTGAGTCCTCCTTCCCTGCCttcattctcctcctcctcatctacATCTTCATCATGGTGTCCAACATCGGCCTGGTGGTGCTGATTTTCGCAGACAGGAGCCTCCACCTGCCCATGTATCTACTCTTCTGCAACATGAGCATCAATGATGTTTTTGGGGCAACGGTCATCATCCCTCACTTGCTGAGTGACATTTTTACTCCAATCACAGACCGGTACATTTATTACATCAACTGCGCCATTCAGGCGTTTTGTGCTCACTTCTATGGAGGCACTTGTCACACGGTGCTCATGGTCATGGCCTTCGATCGCTACATGGCTATCTGCAACCCCCTGCGGTACGCCGCCACCATGACCAACCGGATGGTCGTGACACTCTCAGTGTCGGCCTGGGCGGTGTCTTTTATCTTGATTGCGGCGAATATAGGCCTCAGCGTCCGTTTGTCACGCTGCAGGCGGGTTGTAATCAACCCGTTCTGCGACAATGCCTCCTTGTTCAAGCTGTCCTGTGAAAACATTATCGTCAACCAAATCTACGGCCTCATCAGCTCCATGGGCATGCTGTCCGTGTCCATGTTCACAGTCATGCTCACCTACCTGAGGATCGCCATGGTGTGTTTGAGTAGTAAGAACAAAGCTCTGAACAGCAAAGCGCTGCAGACCTGCGCCACCCACCTGGCGGTGTACATCATCATGCTCTTGTCAGGAAGCGTCATCATCATCCTCCATCGTTTCCCCGACTTATCGGACCAAAGGAAGATGGCAGCCATCCTGTTCCACGTGATCCCTCCTTCCATGAACGTTGTTATTTACGGACTGCAGATCAAAGCGGTCCGACAAAAAATTCTCATCATATTTAATAGaacaaataaaatgtcagaGGTGAAATGA